In Sparus aurata chromosome 24, fSpaAur1.1, whole genome shotgun sequence, the genomic stretch ttgactcatattcaatcacaaataaagccttggttgctttttggccagagtttcactttaattagaGCCACCCATCACAACAtgaccaaaacaaaaagcagccaTCTCACACAAAACCACGTTGCTGTGTAAAGTATAAAAAATGAAGGGAAACCAAAACTGCAGAGACACCCGAACTTTACCTGCCTCTCAAAATAGCTAACTGACCAAGCTAGTCTTCAGTGGCTTACTGAGCTTGAGGCATCTTTAAACGCTGAACTCAATGCATCGCTAGAGACCAGGAACCTTGTCAATTGCAAAACACTGAGCCGTACCCTCACTCAGGATaaccaccaaaaataagaaaggcaaaataataAAGTGGCAAATTATTGAAAATGCCCAGCTGCTATCTAGCCTGGGTGctcagtcagaaacacaacatgcagcagcaataaattaagaaaagagaccactacacttaactaaaggccacttacacaacacaaactTAACCTTGTCTACCTCACCTCATGGACATTCAGATCCCGGATGAGCCCCCAATTGTTACATACAGTATTAATAGATAAATTTGTCATATTGTTGTATTATATTTGATAATTTCTTTCAAACCCTAAATATTGCAATCCAGTTCTGAATtaagatacattttattattcCCATCACATCAGAGGTAAATGAGACTAACAGCTATATCCTATTATGAATAAAAGCTTACATTTAGTCCAGTGTGTTGTTGAACTGGTATCTCTGTCATGTTGGTGTGGCCTATCCAGCTTTTCTTTGAGTTCCCTATCACTCGAAAATGATACATTAACCTTCATGATTTGACTACATGCCAAAACTCTCTGGTGCCACACACCAGATAAGCATCTGcttattttatgtgtttatgcaTTCATAAATGCTGACGCAATCTGTGCCCACAGACCCCACCCCCAAACCTGACCAGCCTGCTGTGAAGCCTCCAAGTAGTGGAGGAGGTGAGTCTACAAATGTTTCagattcagtgttttaaaataaatatgattaCCATGGATGAGGCTCGTggtattctgtatttttcttcctGTCAACAAATCTTGCATGTAGAGCCAAACCAACAATGAATATAGTCTAATAATAAGTATTGTGTGTGTTAACACCTGATATATCTAATTTCTCAGTGAAATAGAGCTCCATTGTTTGTATCTGACACCGAGCACCAAACATAAACCAAATGTAATATACCGTTTGTCAACGGTTGTTTTTGGTTTAATTTCTTTAAGGTGGCGGAAGTTTTGATGACTCAGACTTGTTTGATATTGGCGGTGGTGGTGAATACAAGCCTGATCCAGGCCGTCCAGGTGGCAACCCATCAGGAGGTAAGATATCAGTACCATCCAAAACATTTCTCCATTTTGATTTGAGTTCTTCTGCCACAGCTCTTTTTAACTGCAGGCCCTCATGGTAAAATATACATTGTTGATTTACTACAGCGCCCCCACATCCCAAAATTACATGTCAGTGTACTGTTGATGCTTTGCAGTCCAACACAGTTCACACTTGAGTGCAATGGAAGAAGGAGAATTTTGATTACATGGTGATGATTTTATGATATAATGAATACATACAGACAAGTTAAATGATTATGTTTACATTGGATTTCATGgcttttcataaaaaaaggaGGCCTATTGTTCAGTTTTTCAAATTTCGACAATGTTGAAGATTTAAAAGCGTCTGTTTCCATTGTACGTTCCAACCCAAAGACACTGCCTGTTGTTTTGGACAGTCCTTATTTGTGTCTGTTGTTTAGTCAGAGCATGGAAGTAATTATTTGTTCTTCtaccaaagaaagaaaaatgaatgaaaacccACTGACTTTCCAGCATAATTAAAGCCAAATGTTTGCTTTTCAGATCTGATTCTGCATGATCGTATGCATGAAGCAGCTACTACAggaacctgttattaactgcaGCTTACTGCACACAGTCTCTGAGCTTGGATTTTTTTCTGGTGAATAAAACTTGTAGAAGAGGAAGCAAAGTTACTGCATTTTGTTGAGAGAGCCAATGCAACAGTTATATCCATAGTTTCACTCAATCACGCCCTCAGGAGTCTGCTGTAGGAAGTATGAACAGAAGTACAACGAAGTTTCTAACTTGAGCattctcattttatttttttttttaaatccaggtGGAGGTGACCCTGGCTACGATCAtaatggtacatttattgtcatataTTCATTTCAACTGTATCATAAAAATGGTTGTCGATTTTAGTTAATGGTCATGAGGAGAACCACCAAACACTAATATAATGTATTCTGTGACTTAAAACAGTCAGTCTCCGCTGACTTTTTATCTAAATCATCAAATCAGAATATTGATTCATCCAGTAGTCTACCATCCTAACCTCATAACATTCCCCTCAACCCCAACCTTAGATGCATAACATGGTAAACATCATGAGcatgctagcattagcattcagACCAAAACTAGAAAGCTTTATGGACTATGAAGCAGTTACATGGCCAATGCCTTCAAACTCTTGAACAACAGGATGAGTCTATGAAAAACATCTCATTGTTCGGAAATGTAGGATCTGCTGCTTTTCGAGTTTGACTCAAACCAGGGTCTAAAGGACTGTCCACACTAAGAACAATCACTACTGAtgaatgttattgttttgtaaACAGTGGTGTCGAGCACTCACTCCAGTTGTGTCAGCAGCTTAGGAAAATGGATATTGATGACATGTTGTACATTGCACGGAGAAACAGAACCGGGCAGAAACATAACTTTCTTGGAGGAgttataaaaacaaagaattggtGAAAAGATGAGAGGAGTCAAGATAATCCAACACTTGTCACAAAAGTTGTCATCTTTAAAAGACTAATTAAAGTAATActttattagggctgtcaatATAACGCATTCAGTTGAATGAAtgatgaattaaaaacaaaaaaaataacaatgccCTTTGACACCCTTTGACCAGCAGCCTTGTAAACAAGATAGAGGTAGATGACTAAACACTGCTGAGCCATAGATTTATATAGAAGGACTGATAAACTGCTGAGCAAATTCTCTGCGTAGCTGCTTGCCCTCATGTGCACCTCCCTCAGAAATGCGACAGCATGTCACAGCGACCTGTGCTTAGTGACAGCACTAATAACTGGCATTGtgacctgtagtttccccaACAAACACACTACACTCTTCAActgttgcagtccctcctgacTGGATGGCTCCTCTTGGATTATActcctcctctggagcctcttcTCACTGCAAGAGAGTCTCCATGCAGacactctgcctgtctgccaTCTCCAGCCCAGATACACAACTATGAGCTGTTTTAAGGGGAGAAAGTATGGCTGGCAATCCGCTCACCACTgccagcaacacaaacacaccagtgCACATGTATAAATGCTCCTTTCGACATAGGTCACTTGCGTAGGTAACAGCGCCATGTCTGTGTAGAGCCTGCGTGCAACCACAAATTGGCCTTCATTATAACACCAAAAGCCAAGCTTGGTGGATAAAAGTCCCAGATTCCATTTTAGTCACATCTTAATTTTTTAAACATGAGATAAAATTATTTcccaaaaatgataaaacattgtcagaaaagatcataaaaataccaaaacacactgaagtggggatttaaaaaacacccagattaaactttttttttatcaaagaatttttgtgccattttttgttttggataACTAGAAAAAAATACTAGCTCCTCTCAAAGAAGGtctatttattcattgattcacTTATCTACCAAAATATATTTgtgttgaaatatttaaaatgtttatggCAGATATTGGTATGTGCAattcattttgattaattaatcacaaAGCTTGTAATCCTTTAGATTTTATAACTATAACATATATAGACGACAGGAACTTAAAAAACGTTTTCAATACCCAATCAGGTAAAATGTTGTTTCTATTTTAATGATATGTTATATTAAGCATGTAATGAGTTGCAAAAATAACCAAGGCTGagttagttaaaaaaaaaaatattatcacTTCTGAAACattaatttgtgaaaaatgtcctcaaagTCTTGCTAATTAATGACCCTGTAAATTCAAatggattctgattggctgtcagcGTTTCTCTTATCCATCAGGTCTATCTTAAAGTGATCCCAAAGATATCGTTCACCACTGTCGTCGTTGTCATAGTTGTGGTGTGATCTTCGCCACCCAATGCAGTCAGAAGGGTTTTTGAAAAAGATCCATTTCAagtcattgttgttgtgtttgttttaaatgtgtggaTGGATCTtgaaagtcagaatatccaggTATTTTTTAATCTGTCTCTTGTGAACCCTTCAACTTTATGGATGCGCAATAGACAATAGCTGGAGGGACCCTTCTAACATGTGTACGTGCAGGTATCTTCAGATTCGACCATTGACACACAGTTGAGTGTGTAAAGTATAAATCTCTTCCTGAACCGAGATTgatttgtgttctgtgttcctGACAGGTGGAGCTGATCAGCCTCAAGGTAAATGCTTTCCCGATCTTGGtgtacttcctgtctttgtgtctttgctCTGTCGGTATCAGTGTGGGTCTCATTATGTCTTCCTGCACAACTCTAAATTCCTTCCGATCTTGTTGGGTCTTTCCTGTTTTCCATCTTAGAGGAAGTTGTGTTCACTGCTTGTGTTTTGACATACCGCCTTGGCATATTGATTCATCGTTTTGTTTGTGGCTTTGAAAGCAGCGTATTACCTTGGTGTCAGACTCGATTGATATCttcttggggaaaaaaaaaaaaaaaacgtcagtAAAACATCAGTTGCATTTAGTTTGGTTTCATTAGGCAAAATGTCGGATTGATTGACAGCCGGCGTCATTTTCATACTGGTACATTCTTCATGTTGGTCCCACTGGTCTGGATTCTTTGGCTTAAACCCTGCTACGATTGTGTGTCGTTGCAGATCCAGACCTTCTGTGGGGCCAAATCCTGAagatgctaaatgctaacatgccaGAGGAATTGTATATGTGGATTTCCAACTCAAAGCAAACAATAGAACAGTTGTTACAGAGGGTCTTGGATCTGCTGCATGCTATGCCATGAATCATCACTCCATAAGCTTTGATGACCTCTCAGGTCTGATGTTGTGTAGGTTTACAGATGTTTGGCTCAATGTCTGAGTGTGAGTCATGTTTTCCTGGATATGCCCAGATTCATATTCATTtggatacttttttttattgtttcttgcagttttttaaatttacattgagggttatttttatttttatttttcagttttgcaGTGCAGGTCTAAACTCTGTTAGTAACATACAGGATTCAGTTTGCTGGATGCATTTCTTGTGCACACCTGTGAACTCTGACTTATGAGCACTCACAGCTGCAGTTCTACTGCCATCATAATATGTTATGcaaacgtttctgcaaaacaccaGTACATCCACATTTGTACttgtaccatattgacatttctacaaaaacGCATCATcaagttcacattacatgtttctgccaagccagtgaccgcaaTTCAGACTGTGTGCCAACATTTTCTAGTGTGACACCAGTGGATAATTTTGAGAAACCTCAGGATATTTCCCAAGATGGGACCGCAAATACagagataaataaaagaaaaaaattcatcACATGAAAGGAattaaaaggaattaaaaaggAGATCTTCTCCTGACCCTAACCCTGAGTTATTTCTTAAGCTTCAACCTAACCAGACtgtaagcacagcattgtcacagcataaaataaaaaatactggtAATGCTTGCATCACTGAACCACCCAGACGGTTAAAACTAGCAGTGCTGCAAGAAATCTTATAGTGTAGCTTTAACTGTGTGATTCCAGACTAGGATTGGGTGTGTACATacattcctttttcttttacccTCCACCCAGCTCTAACGCTCATCAAGTGCCATGAGTCATCATATACTTCTAGTTTACAGCATTAATATCGCAGTGGTTTGTGAACTCATGTTACCTTTCATTTCAACATGTGGAACAGgatgcaccacacacacagattcatgttgtttttttgatgcgttgcactgtttttttatttagcatAAATGAAGCTCATATGACAGAAA encodes the following:
- the cd99 gene encoding CD99 molecule isoform X2, with the protein product MKFCLWIVLFLFLLTGTLTQDFDLSDALGDLDKPTPAKPEEQPKPPKQPDGGFGLDLEDAFGPDPTPKPDKPAVKPPKSRGGGGFDLEDAFGPDPTPKPDQPAVKPPSSGGGGGSFDDSDLFDIGGGGEYKPDPGRPGGNPSGGGGDPGYDHNGGADQPQDPDLLWGQILKMLNANMPEELYMWISNSKQTIEQLLQRVLDLLHAMP